In a genomic window of Virgibacillus sp. SK37:
- the plsX gene encoding phosphate acyltransferase PlsX: MRLAIDAMGGDHAPKEIVLGAMDALSQIEDLQITLFGDEKKINQYVSNYTNLEIVHTTERITGEEEPVRAVKRKKNASLVLMAQAVKDKKADACISAGNTGALMSAGLFVVGRIPGIDRPALSPTLPTIDGKGFLMLDVGANVDAKPHHLMQYAVMGSIYTQKVRSISNPTVGLLNVGTENGKGNDLAKKAFVLLQDAPINFIGNVESRDILNGVADVVVTDGFSGNIALKTIEGTAETMFTMLKETFMSSLKTKFAAGIVKSDLKGLKSKLDYSEYGGAGLFGLSSPVIKAHGSSNRRAIYSAIKQACHMVEHHVTDTIKDTVESMENNKEEEK; this comes from the coding sequence ATGAGACTGGCAATTGATGCAATGGGAGGGGATCATGCACCCAAAGAGATTGTTCTTGGTGCTATGGATGCTTTATCCCAAATTGAAGACCTGCAAATCACGTTATTTGGTGATGAAAAGAAAATTAATCAATATGTGAGCAATTATACAAATTTGGAAATAGTTCATACAACGGAAAGAATAACAGGAGAAGAGGAACCTGTACGAGCGGTAAAGCGGAAAAAAAATGCTTCCCTTGTTTTAATGGCACAAGCAGTTAAGGATAAAAAAGCAGATGCCTGTATATCTGCAGGTAATACAGGTGCTCTAATGAGTGCCGGCTTATTTGTTGTTGGGAGGATTCCTGGTATTGACCGGCCTGCATTGAGTCCAACATTACCTACTATCGACGGAAAAGGGTTTTTAATGTTGGATGTTGGTGCAAACGTAGATGCGAAGCCACATCACCTTATGCAATATGCGGTCATGGGTTCCATATATACCCAAAAGGTTCGCTCTATTTCTAATCCTACTGTAGGTCTATTAAACGTAGGGACTGAAAATGGAAAAGGTAATGACCTTGCTAAAAAAGCGTTTGTTTTACTTCAGGATGCACCTATTAATTTTATTGGAAATGTAGAGTCACGCGATATTTTAAATGGTGTAGCGGATGTGGTGGTTACAGATGGATTTAGTGGGAATATTGCTTTAAAAACAATTGAAGGTACTGCAGAAACAATGTTTACTATGTTAAAAGAGACTTTTATGAGCTCTTTAAAGACAAAATTTGCTGCAGGAATAGTAAAGAGTGACTTAAAGGGACTAAAGAGCAAGCTCGATTACTCCGAATACGGGGGTGCAGGATTATTTGGTTTGAGCTCGCCTGTGATCAAAGCTCATGGGTCTTCCAATCGCAGGGCTATTTACAGTGCAATAAAACAGGCTTGTCATATGGTGGAACATCATGTGACTGATACCATTAAAGACACTGTTGAATCAATGGAAAACAACAAGGAGGAAGAAAAATGA
- the rnc gene encoding ribonuclease III — protein sequence MDVKHLEDQLGINFTDLKLLKQAFTHSSYVNEHRKEAFSDNERLEFLGDAVLELGVSQYLYKKNTMMPEGEMTKLRASIVCEASLVNFARDLNFGQYILLGKGEEQTGGRDRPALLADVFEAFLGALYLDKGFLVAMDFLEKYVFPKIKTGAFSHAMDYKSQLQELVQQYKDQTVEYKIIEERGPSHNKEFVAQVLIREKDSGMGVGRTKKEAEQRAAKTALDKFNS from the coding sequence ATGGATGTTAAACATTTAGAAGATCAGCTCGGAATTAACTTCACTGACCTAAAGCTGTTAAAACAAGCCTTTACACATTCATCTTATGTGAATGAGCATCGAAAAGAAGCATTCTCAGATAATGAACGATTGGAATTCTTAGGAGATGCCGTATTGGAATTAGGTGTTTCTCAGTATTTATACAAGAAAAACACAATGATGCCTGAAGGAGAAATGACCAAATTGCGTGCTTCCATTGTTTGTGAAGCTTCACTTGTGAATTTTGCAAGGGACTTAAACTTTGGCCAGTATATATTACTGGGTAAAGGAGAAGAACAAACAGGCGGAAGGGATAGACCTGCATTACTAGCAGACGTCTTTGAAGCCTTTTTAGGGGCTTTGTATTTGGATAAAGGTTTTCTAGTGGCAATGGATTTTCTTGAGAAATATGTCTTTCCAAAAATTAAAACAGGTGCTTTTTCGCATGCGATGGATTATAAGAGCCAATTGCAAGAATTGGTACAGCAGTACAAAGACCAAACGGTGGAGTATAAAATCATTGAAGAAAGAGGCCCTTCTCATAACAAAGAATTCGTGGCTCAAGTGTTGATTAGAGAAAAGGATTCAGGAATGGGTGTTGGAAGAACCAAAAAGGAAGCAGAACAAAGAGCTGCTAAAACAGCTTTGGACAAATTTAATTCTTAA
- a CDS encoding DUF1128 domain-containing protein — MTLEQATEENLKILLDELADRLGVVNRSIMDPKDYDLAKYDELKMMHDMILQKGHLSASETQAFIEELRSVRKS; from the coding sequence ATGACTTTGGAACAAGCAACAGAGGAAAACCTAAAAATCCTATTGGATGAATTGGCTGATCGCCTGGGGGTGGTTAATCGTTCGATAATGGACCCCAAAGACTATGATTTGGCAAAGTATGATGAATTAAAAATGATGCATGATATGATTTTACAAAAAGGGCACTTAAGCGCTTCAGAGACACAAGCTTTCATCGAAGAGCTACGTTCAGTCCGCAAGAGTTAA
- the fabD gene encoding ACP S-malonyltransferase: protein MKKVAFMFPGQGSQAVGMGQSFYDEHQKIRELYDEANGLLNKDITKIMFEGPKEVLTETENAQPALLLSSIAVHTLLIDQEIQPIMTVGHSLGEYSALVAAGAISLEEALPLVATRGKLMEQAFPKGQGTMAAVLGLDEEKIQDALNEIKDEIVDIANLNCPGQIVISGTKEGIEQATNILKTNGAKRVMPLNVSGPFHSRLMKSANEKFSNYLNEVHFSDTNIPVYANVSASPVTEHERMKELLIRQLYSPVRFEESIRQMIEAGVDAFVEVGNGKVLSGLVRKIDKKTKTFAVQDEESMQEFVTWYKGEA from the coding sequence ATGAAAAAGGTAGCTTTTATGTTTCCAGGCCAAGGTTCACAAGCTGTAGGTATGGGCCAATCATTTTATGATGAACACCAGAAAATTAGAGAATTGTATGATGAAGCAAATGGCTTACTAAATAAAGATATTACAAAAATAATGTTTGAAGGGCCGAAAGAGGTACTTACCGAAACAGAAAATGCCCAACCAGCGTTATTACTATCGAGCATCGCAGTACATACATTACTGATCGACCAAGAGATCCAGCCTATCATGACTGTAGGGCACAGTCTGGGGGAATATAGCGCATTAGTAGCCGCTGGTGCGATTTCATTAGAAGAAGCGCTCCCTCTTGTAGCAACCCGAGGGAAATTAATGGAACAGGCTTTTCCGAAAGGCCAAGGTACGATGGCTGCGGTACTTGGATTGGATGAGGAGAAAATTCAAGATGCCTTAAATGAAATAAAGGATGAAATAGTAGATATAGCAAATTTAAATTGTCCTGGTCAAATTGTTATTTCTGGAACAAAAGAAGGCATTGAACAAGCAACAAATATATTAAAAACTAATGGAGCAAAACGAGTAATGCCTCTAAATGTTAGTGGTCCTTTTCATTCCAGGTTAATGAAATCTGCAAATGAGAAGTTTTCTAACTATCTAAATGAAGTACATTTCTCGGATACGAATATTCCTGTGTATGCAAATGTTTCTGCTTCACCAGTTACAGAACATGAGAGAATGAAGGAATTGCTTATTAGGCAACTATATTCACCTGTTCGTTTTGAAGAATCAATACGCCAAATGATAGAAGCAGGTGTTGATGCCTTTGTTGAGGTCGGCAATGGTAAAGTTTTAAGTGGTTTGGTTAGAAAGATAGATAAAAAAACAAAAACATTTGCCGTTCAAGATGAGGAATCGATGCAGGAGTTTGTTACTTGGTATAAGGGGGAAGCATAA
- the fapR gene encoding transcription factor FapR, translating into MKRTKAERQKLLKNTIEETPFITDEDLAKKFSVSIQTIRLDRLELSIPELRQRIKSVATDQWNETVKALPLEEVIGEIIDLELDKRAISILDIREEHVFSRNKIARGHHLFAQANSLAVAVINDELALTSKTQLKFTRQVREGERVIAKAVVEGNNSKGLTVVHVNSFVGEEKVFMGTFQMYHSSGKGVEINETGN; encoded by the coding sequence ATGAAACGGACAAAAGCCGAACGTCAGAAATTATTGAAAAATACAATTGAGGAAACACCTTTTATTACTGATGAAGATCTAGCTAAAAAATTCTCTGTTAGCATCCAGACAATTCGTTTGGACAGACTGGAACTTTCTATTCCGGAATTGCGGCAGCGAATCAAATCAGTTGCAACTGATCAATGGAATGAAACAGTAAAGGCTTTACCATTGGAAGAAGTTATTGGTGAAATTATAGATTTGGAGTTGGATAAACGCGCTATTTCTATATTGGATATTCGGGAAGAGCATGTGTTTTCCCGAAACAAAATAGCAAGGGGACACCATCTATTTGCACAAGCTAATTCGTTGGCCGTCGCAGTTATTAATGATGAACTGGCCCTTACTTCTAAAACCCAGCTGAAATTTACAAGACAGGTACGTGAAGGTGAGAGAGTGATTGCAAAGGCAGTAGTTGAGGGGAACAACAGTAAGGGACTAACCGTTGTTCATGTAAACAGCTTTGTAGGTGAGGAAAAAGTTTTCATGGGAACTTTCCAAATGTACCATTCAAGTGGAAAAGGAGTAGAAATTAATGAGACTGGCAATTGA
- the acpP gene encoding acyl carrier protein, with protein sequence MADVFDRVKAIIVDRLDVEEEKITMEASFKDDLDADSLDVVELVMELEDEFDMEIADEEAEKINTVGDAVNYINSLQ encoded by the coding sequence ATGGCAGATGTATTTGATCGTGTTAAAGCAATTATTGTAGATCGTCTTGACGTAGAAGAAGAAAAAATAACAATGGAAGCATCTTTTAAAGATGATCTTGATGCAGATTCATTAGACGTTGTTGAGCTTGTTATGGAGCTTGAAGATGAATTTGATATGGAAATCGCTGATGAAGAAGCTGAAAAAATTAATACAGTAGGTGATGCTGTAAACTACATAAATAGTTTACAATAG
- the ftsY gene encoding signal recognition particle-docking protein FtsY gives MGFMDKFKNKFKQSEEKQEVSTKYKEGMKKTRSSFSGKINNLIARYRKVDEDFFEELEEILISADVGVMTVMDLIDELKMEVKRQNIHDTKEVKEIISEKLVEIYYGEADEKIEEIHLEEGQLSVILVVGVNGVGKTTSIGKLAHQLKQKGKNVVLAAGDTFRAGAIEQLEVWGERAGVDVIKQNAGSDPAAVIFDGIKAAKSRNADVLICDTAGRLQNKVNLMNELSKVKRVIEREIPGAPHEVLLVLDATTGQNALNQAKTFSEATDVSGIVLTKLDGTAKGGIVLAIRNELQIPVKFVGLGEQMDDLREFDAHAFVYGLFADMLQEEE, from the coding sequence ATGGGATTTATGGATAAATTTAAAAATAAATTTAAACAGAGCGAAGAAAAACAAGAAGTGTCAACAAAATACAAGGAAGGTATGAAGAAGACCCGAAGCTCCTTTTCAGGAAAGATTAATAATTTAATTGCCCGTTATCGTAAAGTAGATGAAGATTTCTTTGAAGAGTTGGAAGAGATTTTAATCTCTGCTGATGTTGGAGTAATGACTGTAATGGATCTTATTGACGAATTGAAAATGGAAGTGAAGCGACAGAATATTCATGATACGAAAGAAGTTAAAGAAATAATTTCCGAAAAGCTAGTAGAAATATACTATGGCGAAGCAGATGAGAAAATAGAAGAGATACATTTGGAGGAAGGGCAACTTTCCGTTATATTAGTTGTTGGTGTTAATGGAGTTGGTAAAACGACATCTATAGGTAAATTGGCGCATCAACTAAAGCAAAAAGGAAAAAATGTTGTGCTTGCTGCAGGTGATACCTTTCGTGCAGGAGCTATAGAACAACTGGAAGTATGGGGCGAGCGTGCGGGTGTAGACGTAATCAAACAAAATGCCGGAAGCGATCCAGCAGCAGTAATCTTCGATGGAATTAAAGCAGCGAAATCCCGTAATGCGGACGTTTTAATTTGTGATACAGCCGGAAGACTGCAAAATAAAGTGAACCTAATGAACGAACTGTCTAAGGTAAAACGTGTAATTGAGAGAGAAATCCCTGGAGCACCGCATGAAGTACTTCTCGTACTTGATGCGACCACTGGCCAAAATGCACTAAACCAGGCAAAAACTTTTTCAGAGGCAACAGATGTTTCCGGTATTGTATTAACTAAATTGGATGGTACTGCCAAAGGAGGAATTGTCTTGGCTATCCGAAATGAGTTGCAAATACCGGTCAAGTTTGTTGGTCTGGGTGAACAAATGGATGATTTAAGAGAATTTGATGCGCATGCCTTTGTTTACGGTCTTTTTGCTGATATGCTACAAGAAGAGGAATAA
- the smc gene encoding chromosome segregation protein SMC: MFLKRLESVGFKSFAERIHVDFVPGVTAVVGPNGSGKSNITDAVRWVLGEQSAKSLRGSKMEDIIFQGSDTRRALNVAEVTLVLDNKDHALPLDYEEVSVTRRVYRSGESEYYLNKQACRLKDIVDLFMDSGLGREAFSIISQGKVEEILSSKAEERRTIFEEAAGVLKYKQRKKKAEYKLAETQENLNRVEDIVNEVEQQMSSLEQQAQTAEKYLQLKDELTNNEISLLISVIDTLHAEWRELLKDIEEEKEKEISLKTAIQSKEATVEKERNTLQLLDQEIEKLQEDLLKTTQELEKYEGRKKLLHERTKHATENREKLESQIDQTSVKIGKLHDEFIKEKKKLSTLIDEKKSTQQSIKELKGYLELDQEALADQIEDLKSDYIELLNQQAAKRNEIQSIAKQLQQINGKKDQQDVKFKELLKNREDIQLSVEKLSSSLLTSRAEVEDKEKLIKHIKDSLSAERTVFEQAQTKLYQGYQYIEKLKSKQEMLQEMKQDFQGFFHGVKAILKARENKTLHDIYGAVIELIDVPNKYITAIETVLGGQSQHVVVKNEKAARDAIYWLKKTNNGRATFLPLDSIQERFISPELLYKVKEHPGFIGVAADLVKIDASFSRAVNHLMGHVVITQSLKDANEIAGIVKRKFRIVTMEGDVVNPGGAMSGGVQKKTNQSLFTREKELQELTDKLKDFQEKTLVFERQVKDKKERINELEQQLSDEESILNESQEKLQKHYSNSKEQEMKLDALNSQLAMYDYDRNQYKNDHNSLIQREKQLTIDLTKIKEELNSLQNKMDDLTKQEKMYNEQQDDNKNKLHQKQVLLAEQEERMKSQKEKTNGVQSQLEDLQQQYDLFQKELAEITYIDNSTQTEEELDDIIISTKESKSSLTESIQEKRLERTNRSQLLEDNEREIKEENKKHQMVLHLIQQKEVKANRLDVELENHLSQLQGDYMITYEKAQQTYEKTQDVENSKSVVKHLKQQIEKLGAVNIGAIDEFNRINERYSFLTEQRADLTEAKQTLYAIIQEMDEEMIKRFDETFSQIKEEFAVVFHQLFGGGRAELKLTDPKKLLETGVEIVAQPPGKKLQNLGLLSGGERALTAIALLFAILRVRPVPFCILDEVEAALDEANVVRFAKYVKLYSENTQFIVITHRKGTMEEADVLYGVTMQESGVSRLVSVRLEDTKELVNS; encoded by the coding sequence ATGTTTTTAAAACGGTTGGAAAGTGTGGGTTTTAAATCTTTTGCAGAGAGAATCCACGTTGATTTTGTGCCCGGTGTTACGGCAGTCGTAGGTCCAAATGGAAGTGGTAAGAGTAACATTACGGATGCGGTACGCTGGGTCCTCGGGGAACAATCAGCTAAATCGTTACGTGGCTCTAAAATGGAAGATATTATTTTTCAAGGAAGTGACACTAGGAGAGCGTTAAATGTCGCTGAAGTTACATTAGTTCTTGATAATAAAGACCATGCTCTACCTTTGGATTATGAGGAGGTTAGCGTAACGAGACGTGTATACCGCTCAGGTGAAAGTGAGTATTATCTTAACAAGCAAGCGTGCAGATTGAAAGATATCGTGGATTTATTTATGGATTCTGGTCTTGGCAGAGAAGCCTTCTCCATAATAAGCCAAGGAAAGGTAGAGGAGATTCTCAGTTCAAAGGCTGAAGAGAGAAGAACCATATTTGAAGAAGCTGCAGGCGTTTTAAAATATAAGCAAAGAAAGAAAAAGGCAGAATATAAATTAGCAGAAACCCAGGAAAATTTAAACCGTGTAGAGGATATTGTCAATGAAGTTGAACAGCAGATGAGCTCTCTTGAGCAACAGGCACAGACTGCTGAGAAGTACTTACAGCTCAAAGATGAGCTTACAAACAATGAAATTTCCTTACTTATCTCTGTCATAGATACACTTCACGCTGAATGGAGAGAATTATTAAAAGACATTGAAGAGGAAAAGGAAAAAGAAATCTCGTTAAAAACAGCAATACAGAGTAAAGAAGCTACTGTAGAGAAAGAGAGGAATACGCTACAGCTATTAGATCAAGAAATAGAGAAGTTACAGGAAGATTTGCTAAAGACTACACAAGAATTGGAAAAGTATGAAGGTAGAAAGAAATTGCTTCATGAACGAACCAAGCATGCTACCGAGAATAGAGAAAAACTAGAGTCACAAATAGACCAAACTTCAGTAAAGATTGGTAAACTTCATGATGAATTTATTAAGGAAAAAAAGAAATTATCCACACTGATAGATGAAAAGAAATCTACACAGCAAAGTATAAAGGAGTTAAAAGGTTATTTAGAGCTTGATCAGGAAGCACTTGCTGATCAAATTGAGGATTTGAAATCAGATTATATTGAGTTATTAAATCAGCAAGCAGCAAAAAGAAATGAAATACAATCAATTGCAAAGCAATTACAACAAATAAATGGTAAAAAGGATCAGCAGGATGTGAAATTTAAGGAATTACTAAAGAATAGAGAAGATATACAACTATCTGTAGAAAAACTTTCTTCCTCTTTATTAACCTCTCGAGCGGAGGTGGAAGATAAAGAAAAGTTGATCAAGCATATAAAGGATTCCTTAAGTGCTGAAAGGACTGTTTTCGAGCAAGCTCAAACTAAACTTTATCAAGGCTATCAGTATATTGAAAAGCTGAAATCTAAACAAGAAATGCTCCAAGAAATGAAACAGGATTTTCAGGGTTTTTTCCATGGGGTAAAAGCAATACTTAAAGCACGTGAAAATAAAACATTGCATGACATATATGGTGCAGTTATTGAACTTATTGATGTTCCAAATAAATACATAACGGCTATTGAGACAGTCCTTGGCGGACAATCGCAACATGTCGTTGTAAAGAACGAAAAAGCAGCCAGAGATGCTATTTACTGGCTAAAGAAAACAAACAACGGTAGAGCTACCTTTCTTCCATTAGACAGCATTCAAGAAAGATTTATTTCTCCAGAACTACTCTATAAAGTAAAAGAACATCCAGGCTTTATTGGAGTTGCTGCAGATCTGGTAAAAATTGACGCTTCGTTTTCCCGAGCAGTAAATCACTTAATGGGGCATGTGGTTATTACTCAGTCGCTTAAAGATGCAAATGAGATAGCAGGAATTGTAAAAAGAAAGTTTCGTATTGTAACTATGGAGGGGGATGTAGTCAATCCGGGTGGCGCAATGTCAGGTGGAGTACAAAAGAAAACAAATCAATCCTTATTTACAAGAGAAAAGGAACTTCAAGAGTTAACGGATAAGTTAAAGGATTTCCAGGAGAAGACACTCGTGTTTGAACGGCAAGTGAAGGATAAAAAGGAACGTATAAATGAGCTTGAACAACAATTAAGCGATGAGGAATCCATATTAAATGAATCTCAAGAAAAGCTCCAAAAACATTATTCTAATTCCAAAGAGCAAGAAATGAAGCTTGATGCACTGAATAGCCAGCTTGCAATGTATGATTATGATAGAAACCAATATAAAAATGATCATAACTCTCTTATTCAACGTGAGAAACAATTAACTATTGATCTTACTAAGATTAAAGAGGAATTGAACTCTCTACAAAACAAGATGGATGATTTAACTAAGCAGGAAAAAATGTATAATGAGCAACAAGATGATAACAAAAACAAACTTCACCAAAAACAAGTTTTACTTGCTGAACAAGAAGAACGCATGAAAAGCCAAAAGGAAAAAACCAATGGAGTTCAGAGCCAGTTAGAAGATTTACAACAACAATATGATCTATTTCAAAAAGAACTTGCCGAGATAACATATATAGATAATTCAACCCAAACGGAAGAGGAATTAGATGATATTATTATCTCAACTAAAGAGAGTAAATCCAGTCTGACCGAATCTATACAAGAAAAACGATTGGAGCGTACCAATCGGAGTCAACTTTTGGAAGATAACGAAAGAGAAATAAAAGAAGAAAATAAAAAGCATCAAATGGTGTTACATTTAATTCAACAAAAGGAAGTAAAAGCGAATCGTCTGGATGTTGAATTAGAAAATCATCTTTCTCAGCTTCAGGGTGACTATATGATCACCTATGAAAAAGCCCAGCAAACTTACGAAAAAACGCAAGATGTAGAAAATTCGAAGTCCGTTGTGAAGCATTTGAAGCAACAAATAGAAAAATTAGGAGCAGTTAACATTGGCGCGATTGATGAATTTAACCGAATTAATGAACGCTATTCATTTTTAACTGAACAGAGAGCTGATTTGACAGAAGCAAAGCAAACTCTCTATGCAATAATACAAGAGATGGATGAAGAAATGATTAAGCGATTTGATGAAACATTTTCACAAATTAAAGAAGAGTTTGCCGTCGTATTTCATCAATTATTTGGGGGAGGACGTGCAGAGTTGAAGCTTACGGACCCTAAAAAACTGCTTGAAACGGGTGTGGAAATTGTAGCACAGCCACCTGGAAAAAAACTACAAAACCTTGGCTTGTTATCTGGTGGAGAGAGAGCATTGACCGCAATTGCTTTATTATTTGCTATTTTACGAGTTAGGCCTGTGCCTTTTTGTATACTTGATGAAGTAGAGGCAGCATTGGATGAAGCGAACGTGGTTAGATTTGCGAAATATGTAAAATTATATAGTGAAAATACTCAATTTATCGTAATCACCCACCGTAAAGGTACAATGGAAGAAGCTGACGTATTGTATGGTGTAACCATGCAGGAATCTGGTGTATCAAGGCTAGTGTCTGTGCGTCTTGAAGATACAAAAGAACTAGTGAATTCATAA
- the fabG gene encoding 3-oxoacyl-[acyl-carrier-protein] reductase, with the protein MLEGKSALVTGASRGIGRAIALELAQQGANVAVNFAGNEEKAQSVVEEIEKLGVKSFKVKADVSNEAEVKQMIKQVVDQFNSLDILVNNAGITRDNLLMRMKEEEFDQVINTNLKGVFVCTKAVTRQMMKQKAGKIVNVSSIVGVSGNPGQANYVAAKAGVIGLTKSTAKELASRNILVNAIAPGFISTDMTDELTEEQRSAMLDMIPLAKLGAPEDVARVVRFLASDDANYITGQTIHIDGGMVM; encoded by the coding sequence ATGTTGGAAGGTAAGAGTGCTCTTGTAACCGGCGCCTCTCGAGGTATTGGCAGAGCTATCGCTTTAGAACTGGCGCAACAAGGCGCCAACGTTGCCGTGAACTTTGCTGGTAATGAAGAAAAAGCGCAGTCCGTGGTTGAAGAAATTGAGAAATTAGGTGTAAAATCATTTAAAGTAAAAGCTGATGTATCAAATGAAGCAGAAGTTAAACAAATGATAAAGCAAGTTGTCGATCAGTTTAACAGCTTGGATATTTTAGTGAATAATGCAGGTATTACAAGAGATAATCTATTAATGCGTATGAAGGAAGAAGAATTTGATCAGGTTATTAATACAAATCTAAAAGGTGTGTTCGTCTGCACGAAAGCTGTAACGAGACAAATGATGAAGCAAAAGGCAGGAAAAATTGTTAATGTCTCTTCCATTGTTGGTGTAAGTGGAAACCCAGGACAAGCTAATTATGTTGCAGCCAAAGCAGGTGTGATCGGGTTGACAAAATCTACCGCAAAAGAGCTGGCTTCTCGCAATATACTTGTTAATGCTATCGCTCCTGGATTTATTTCTACCGATATGACAGATGAACTTACTGAAGAACAACGGAGTGCCATGCTTGACATGATTCCACTCGCTAAGTTGGGAGCCCCTGAAGATGTAGCCAGGGTAGTCCGCTTCCTGGCATCTGATGATGCTAACTATATTACTGGACAGACCATTCACATAGACGGTGGTATGGTAATGTAA